One bacterium DNA segment encodes these proteins:
- a CDS encoding metalloregulator ArsR/SmtB family transcription factor, whose protein sequence is MEAPPESRNCEHRPWGTAARGRRPLRCGARFDILRNIEIQSEVAMATNSPAAGEDFAPALERSLDFFKALAHAQRLRIVGLLAERPAVVEEIASALALTPATVSHHLRILRQAGLLHVKSDQQYRLYGLEERRLREASRELLRLDNLRAGAGPFPEDLFARKVLDTFLKRGRLVAIPAQRKKREVILDWLAAQFAPGRAYPEAEVNALLTRFHPDYCFWRRELVMGRRLERERGVYRRREAAPARRSG, encoded by the coding sequence ATGGAGGCTCCCCCGGAATCGCGCAATTGTGAACATCGCCCCTGGGGGACCGCGGCTCGCGGGCGCCGCCCCTTGCGTTGCGGAGCGCGTTTCGATATTCTAAGAAACATCGAAATACAATCGGAGGTCGCCATGGCCACGAACAGCCCGGCTGCAGGCGAGGACTTCGCCCCCGCTCTCGAGCGCAGCCTGGACTTCTTCAAGGCGCTCGCCCATGCGCAGCGCCTGCGCATCGTCGGCCTCCTCGCCGAGCGGCCAGCGGTGGTCGAGGAGATCGCCAGCGCGCTCGCCCTCACGCCGGCGACGGTGAGCCATCACCTGCGCATCCTGCGGCAGGCCGGCCTGCTGCACGTGAAGAGCGACCAGCAGTACCGGCTCTACGGCCTCGAGGAGCGCCGCCTGCGCGAAGCCTCGCGCGAGCTGCTGCGCCTGGACAACCTGCGCGCCGGCGCCGGGCCCTTCCCGGAGGATCTCTTCGCGCGCAAGGTGCTGGACACCTTCCTCAAGCGGGGGCGGCTGGTCGCCATCCCGGCCCAGCGCAAGAAGCGGGAGGTGATCCTCGACTGGCTGGCGGCGCAGTTCGCGCCGGGGCGCGCCTACCCGGAAGCCGAGGTGAACGCCCTGCTGACGCGCTTTCATCCCGACTACTGCTTCTGGCGCCGCGAACTGGTCATGGGCCGGCGGCTGGAGCGCGAGCGCGGGGTCTATCGCCGGCGCGAGGCGGCGCCCGCCCGGCGGTCGGGATGA
- a CDS encoding NUDIX domain-containing protein has product MSAPRESWRHCPRCGAPLAPRALGGRERPACACGLVDWANPVPAAAVMLLRGAAPSWELLWVRRAHAPKLGLWSLPSGFQEWEEDIADCARRELAEETGLAAPLGPLVGVYSAFDDPRHNALLVVYRAEFAGGEARAGDDADAIAWHPLAAPPAIAWDSHRRALADLRAQLGALD; this is encoded by the coding sequence ATGAGCGCGCCGCGCGAGAGCTGGCGGCACTGCCCGCGCTGCGGCGCGCCGCTCGCGCCGCGCGCGCTGGGCGGGCGCGAGCGCCCGGCCTGCGCCTGCGGGCTCGTCGACTGGGCGAATCCGGTGCCGGCCGCCGCGGTGATGCTGCTGCGCGGCGCTGCTCCCAGCTGGGAGCTGCTCTGGGTGCGCCGGGCGCACGCGCCCAAGCTCGGCCTCTGGTCGCTGCCCAGCGGCTTCCAGGAGTGGGAGGAGGACATCGCTGACTGCGCGCGGCGCGAGCTGGCGGAGGAGACGGGCCTCGCCGCCCCGCTCGGCCCGCTCGTCGGCGTCTACTCCGCCTTCGACGACCCGCGGCACAACGCCCTGCTCGTCGTCTATCGCGCCGAGTTCGCGGGCGGCGAGGCCCGGGCCGGCGACGATGCCGACGCCATCGCCTGGCACCCGCTCGCGGCGCCGCCGGCCATCGCCTGGGACTCCCACCGCCGGGCCCTGGCCGACCTGCGGGCGCAGCTCGGCGCGCTCGATTGA